The proteins below are encoded in one region of Arthrobacter sp. CJ23:
- a CDS encoding CpaF family protein — translation MKLSERLHAAEGNVEASLSAGVNGPVPANPGPDTYSPLKPTFADSAQQPSPHSAGKPSGAAKPHISVKLSDHPDSPKPRVQQPVDAFAALKRRAATALFERLGTRFNDSTVSEEELRTTAREELIRIVDAEQVPLSPDQRSRLVADVADDVLGYGPLQRLLDDPEVTEIMVNRMDQIYVERRGKLVLTDSGFSSEQHLRRVIERIVSRVGRRIDESSPLVDARLEDGSRVNAVIPPLAVGGSSLTIRKFSKVPLTIRNLIEFGTLTAEMAELLNACVKAKLNIIVSGGTGTGKTTLLNVLSSFIPEDNRIVTIEDAVELQIQQRHVVRLESRPPNTEGKGEVTIRELLRNSLRMRPDRIVVGEVRGGESLDMLQAMNTGHDGSLSTVHSNSPRDAVARLETLVLMAGMDLPLRAIREQIASAVNLIIQISRLRDGTRRITHVTEVQGMEGDIVTLQDAFVFDYSAGVDAHGMFLGRPVPTGIRPRFIDRFEDLGIRVSPGVFAAPLTSAPRT, via the coding sequence ATGAAGCTGTCTGAACGCCTGCATGCTGCGGAGGGCAACGTCGAAGCATCCCTCAGCGCAGGGGTAAATGGTCCTGTGCCCGCGAATCCGGGTCCGGACACCTACTCCCCGTTGAAACCGACGTTTGCGGACTCCGCTCAGCAGCCCAGCCCCCATTCCGCCGGGAAGCCCAGCGGTGCCGCGAAACCGCATATCTCAGTCAAACTGTCCGACCACCCGGACTCGCCCAAGCCGAGAGTCCAACAACCCGTGGACGCTTTCGCTGCCCTCAAGCGGCGCGCCGCAACGGCATTGTTCGAGCGGCTGGGTACAAGATTCAACGACTCGACGGTGAGTGAAGAAGAATTGCGGACAACTGCCCGCGAAGAGCTCATCCGGATCGTCGACGCTGAGCAGGTCCCGCTGTCTCCTGACCAGCGCAGTCGGCTTGTGGCGGACGTAGCGGACGACGTCCTGGGCTACGGGCCGCTGCAACGCTTGCTGGATGACCCCGAGGTTACGGAGATCATGGTCAACAGGATGGACCAGATCTACGTCGAACGGCGGGGCAAACTTGTGCTTACGGATTCCGGATTCAGCTCGGAGCAACATCTCAGGAGGGTCATCGAACGGATCGTTTCCAGGGTGGGACGCCGTATCGACGAATCATCCCCTCTCGTCGATGCGCGGCTTGAGGACGGCTCCCGCGTGAACGCCGTGATTCCTCCGCTTGCCGTCGGCGGTTCGTCGCTGACAATTCGCAAATTCAGTAAAGTGCCGTTGACCATCAGGAACCTCATCGAGTTCGGCACACTCACGGCGGAGATGGCCGAACTCCTCAACGCTTGCGTCAAGGCCAAACTGAACATCATTGTGTCCGGAGGCACCGGAACCGGTAAGACGACCCTCTTGAACGTCCTGTCCTCCTTCATCCCGGAGGACAACCGCATCGTCACCATCGAGGACGCGGTGGAATTGCAGATCCAACAGCGGCATGTGGTCCGGCTAGAGAGCCGGCCACCGAACACGGAGGGCAAGGGCGAAGTGACCATCAGGGAGTTGCTCCGTAACTCCCTGCGCATGCGTCCGGACAGGATCGTCGTCGGCGAGGTTCGTGGCGGGGAATCGCTCGACATGCTGCAAGCCATGAACACCGGCCACGACGGCTCCCTCTCGACCGTTCACTCGAATTCCCCCCGGGACGCTGTGGCGCGCCTTGAAACCCTGGTTCTCATGGCCGGCATGGATCTGCCACTGCGCGCGATCCGCGAGCAGATAGCGTCCGCCGTGAACCTGATCATCCAGATCTCCCGTTTGCGCGACGGAACGCGTCGCATTACCCACGTGACCGAGGTCCAGGGCATGGAAGGCGACATTGTCACCCTGCAGGACGCTTTTGTCTTCGACTATTCGGCGGGCGTCGACGCCCACGGGATGTTTCTCGGCCGGCCCGTGCCGACGGGTATCCGTCCACGTTTCATCGACCGCTTCGAAGACCTGGGCATTCGGGTTTCACCCGGAGTTTTCGCCGCTCCGCTGACTTCGGCACCAAGGACGTGA